From Equus asinus isolate D_3611 breed Donkey chromosome 14, EquAss-T2T_v2, whole genome shotgun sequence, one genomic window encodes:
- the CYP2W1 gene encoding cytochrome P450 2W1 isoform X2, producing the protein MALLLLGFLGLLGLLGLWGLLRTCARTPAPTPRWPPGPRPLPLIGNLHLLRVLQMDRSLMQLSEQYGPVFTVHLGLQKTVVLTGYEAVREALVGTGQELADRPPIAIFQLIQGGGGVFFSSGPRWRAARQFTVRTLHRLGVGRGPAANKVLQELRCLTVQLDGYGGRPFPLALLGWAPSNVTFTLLFGQRFDYRDPVFVALLGLIDEVMVLLGTPGLQLFNIYPWLGTLLQLHRPVLRKIEEVRAILRTLLEARRPSTPRRGPVQSYMDALIQEGQGKDPMGLFAEANMVACALDMVMAGTETTSATLQWAALLMGKHPNVQGRVQEELDRVLGPERLPRLEDQRSLPYTNAVLHEVQRFITLLPHVARCTAADTQLCGYQLPKGTPVVPLLSSVLLDKTQWATPRQFNPGHFLDADGRFVKPAAFLPFSAGTRGPAHQRLGGLGPVGTPMPPVLAPRFCPLRADPSPGGPGLTLRLPGGSPWGTQPLHSRRRPGSPTQPWKERAWSPQPVPQFPLQAAVSASGRAWPGRSCSCCSPASSRGTACCRRPASAPPPWTPRPRRPSPCGRRPRPCALCPGPGDADRGTSGLRWDKPPGLPLPSPRLPAWGALWMIEAGRTDGPSLPPHWVHSCGHPRLCIPGWAASSGYRRGAPGLILFF; encoded by the exons ATGGccctgctgcttctggggttcctcgggctcctgggcctcctggggctctgggggctGCTCCGCACCTGCGCCCGCACCCCGGCCCCCACCCCTCGCTGGCCCCCTGGGCCTCGCCCGCTGCCGCTCATTGGGAACCTGCACTTGCTGCGGGTGTTGCAAATGGACCGGTCACTAATGCAG CTCTCAGAGCAGTACGGGCCGGTGTTCACCGTCCACCTGGGGCTCCAGAAAACAGTGGTGCTGACCGGCTACGAGGCAGTGAGGGAGGCCCTGGTGGGCACTGGGCAGGAGCTGGCCGACCGGCCCCCCATTGCCATCTTCCAGCTCATCCAGGGAGGCGGCG GTGTCTTCTTCTCATCCGGGCCGCGCTGGAGGGCCGCCCGCCAGTTCACCGTGCGCACCCTCCACCGCCTGGGCGTGGGGAGGGGGCCTGCGGCCAACAAGGTCCTGCAGGAGCTGAGGTGCCTTACGGTGCAGCTGGACGGCTATGGAG GCCGGCCCTTCCCCCTGGCCCTGCTCGGCTGGGCTCCCTCCAACGTCACCTTCACGCTGCTCTTCGGCCAGCGGTTCGACTACCGGGATCCCGTGTTCGTGGCCCTGCTGGGCCTCATCGATGAGGTCATGGTCCTCTTGGGGACCCCTGGCCTGCAG ctgTTCAACATCTACCCCTGGCTCGGGACCCTCCTCCAGCTGCACCGGCCCGTCCTGCGGAAGATCGAGGAGGTGCGAGCCATCCTGAGGACCCTCCTGGAGGCCCGGCGGCCGTCCACGCCCAGGAGAGGCCCTGTGCAGAGCTACATGGATGCTCTGATCCAGGAGGGCCAG GGGAAAGACCCCATGGGCCTGTTTGCTGAGGCCAACATGGTGGCCTGTGCCCTGGACATGGTCATGGCTGGTACGGAGACCACCTCAGCCACACTGCAGTGGGCCGCGCTCCTGATGGGCAAGCACCCGAACGTGCAGG GCCGGGTACAGGAGGAGCTGGACCGTGTGCTGGGGCCCGAGCGGCTCCCCCGGCTGGAGGACCAGCGGTCACTGCCCTACACCAACGCCGTGCTGCACGAGGTCCAGCGGTTCATCACTCTCCTGCCCCACGTGGCCCGCTGCACGGCGGCCGACACCCAGCTGTGCGGCTACCAGCTCCCCAAG GGCACGCCCGTGGTCCCCCTGCTGAGCTCTGTGCTCCTGGACAAGACGCAGTGGGCGACGCCCCGCCAGTTCAACCCTGGCCACTTCCTGGACGCCGACGGGCGCTTCGTGAAGCCAGCGGCCTTCTTGCCTTTCTCTGCAGGTACCCGTGGGCCTGCCCACCAGCGCCTCGGTGGCTTGGGGCCTGTGGGGACCCCCATGCCCCCGGTCCTGGCTCCCCGTTTCTGTCCCCTCAGAGCTGACCCCAGTCCTGGTGGCCCAGGCCTCACCCTCAGGTTGCCCGGTGGCTCTCCCTGGGGGACCCAGCCCCTTCACTCCAGGAGACGGCCCGGCTCGCCCACACAGCCGTGGAAAGAGCGGGCCTGGAGCCCCcagcctgtgcctcagtttcccctgcagGCCGCCGTGTCTGCGTCGGGGAGAGCCTGGCCCGGTCGGAGCTGTTCCTGCTGTTCGCCGGCCTCCTCCAGAGGTACCGCCTGCTGCCGCCGCCCGGCCTCAGCCCCGCCACCCTGGACACCACGCCCGCGCCGGCCTTCACCATGCGGCCGCCGGCCCAGGCCCTGTGCGCTGTGCCCAGGCCCCGGGGACGCTGACAGAGGGACATCAGGCCTGCGCTGGGATAAACCCCCAGGGCTGCCGCTCCCCAGCCCCCGGCTCCCAGCTTGGGGTGCTCTGTGGATGATCGAGGCAGGACGGACGGACGGCCCCTCATTGCCCCCTCACTGGGTTCATTCCTGCGGCCACCCCAGGCTGTGTATCCCAGGCTGGGCAGCCTCATCTGGGTACCGTCGGGGAGCACCAGGCCTGATCCTGTTCTTTTGA
- the CYP2W1 gene encoding cytochrome P450 2W1 isoform X1, translating to MALLLLGFLGLLGLLGLWGLLRTCARTPAPTPRWPPGPRPLPLIGNLHLLRVLQMDRSLMQLSEQYGPVFTVHLGLQKTVVLTGYEAVREALVGTGQELADRPPIAIFQLIQGGGGVFFSSGPRWRAARQFTVRTLHRLGVGRGPAANKVLQELRCLTVQLDGYGGRPFPLALLGWAPSNVTFTLLFGQRFDYRDPVFVALLGLIDEVMVLLGTPGLQLFNIYPWLGTLLQLHRPVLRKIEEVRAILRTLLEARRPSTPRRGPVQSYMDALIQEGQGKDPMGLFAEANMVACALDMVMAGTETTSATLQWAALLMGKHPNVQGEPRAPHARPRPGWPLVPSGWGPPGPRGWRIPGTLAPTLSPAGRVQEELDRVLGPERLPRLEDQRSLPYTNAVLHEVQRFITLLPHVARCTAADTQLCGYQLPKGTPVVPLLSSVLLDKTQWATPRQFNPGHFLDADGRFVKPAAFLPFSAGTRGPAHQRLGGLGPVGTPMPPVLAPRFCPLRADPSPGGPGLTLRLPGGSPWGTQPLHSRRRPGSPTQPWKERAWSPQPVPQFPLQAAVSASGRAWPGRSCSCCSPASSRGTACCRRPASAPPPWTPRPRRPSPCGRRPRPCALCPGPGDADRGTSGLRWDKPPGLPLPSPRLPAWGALWMIEAGRTDGPSLPPHWVHSCGHPRLCIPGWAASSGYRRGAPGLILFF from the exons ATGGccctgctgcttctggggttcctcgggctcctgggcctcctggggctctgggggctGCTCCGCACCTGCGCCCGCACCCCGGCCCCCACCCCTCGCTGGCCCCCTGGGCCTCGCCCGCTGCCGCTCATTGGGAACCTGCACTTGCTGCGGGTGTTGCAAATGGACCGGTCACTAATGCAG CTCTCAGAGCAGTACGGGCCGGTGTTCACCGTCCACCTGGGGCTCCAGAAAACAGTGGTGCTGACCGGCTACGAGGCAGTGAGGGAGGCCCTGGTGGGCACTGGGCAGGAGCTGGCCGACCGGCCCCCCATTGCCATCTTCCAGCTCATCCAGGGAGGCGGCG GTGTCTTCTTCTCATCCGGGCCGCGCTGGAGGGCCGCCCGCCAGTTCACCGTGCGCACCCTCCACCGCCTGGGCGTGGGGAGGGGGCCTGCGGCCAACAAGGTCCTGCAGGAGCTGAGGTGCCTTACGGTGCAGCTGGACGGCTATGGAG GCCGGCCCTTCCCCCTGGCCCTGCTCGGCTGGGCTCCCTCCAACGTCACCTTCACGCTGCTCTTCGGCCAGCGGTTCGACTACCGGGATCCCGTGTTCGTGGCCCTGCTGGGCCTCATCGATGAGGTCATGGTCCTCTTGGGGACCCCTGGCCTGCAG ctgTTCAACATCTACCCCTGGCTCGGGACCCTCCTCCAGCTGCACCGGCCCGTCCTGCGGAAGATCGAGGAGGTGCGAGCCATCCTGAGGACCCTCCTGGAGGCCCGGCGGCCGTCCACGCCCAGGAGAGGCCCTGTGCAGAGCTACATGGATGCTCTGATCCAGGAGGGCCAG GGGAAAGACCCCATGGGCCTGTTTGCTGAGGCCAACATGGTGGCCTGTGCCCTGGACATGGTCATGGCTGGTACGGAGACCACCTCAGCCACACTGCAGTGGGCCGCGCTCCTGATGGGCAAGCACCCGAACGTGCAGGGTGAGCCCCGGGCCCCTCATGCCCGCCCCCGGCCAGGATGGCCTCTCGTGCCCAGTGGGTGGGGTCCCCCGGGGCCGAGGGGATGGAGGATCCCGGGAACACTGGCGCCCACCCTCTCGCCTGCAGGCCGGGTACAGGAGGAGCTGGACCGTGTGCTGGGGCCCGAGCGGCTCCCCCGGCTGGAGGACCAGCGGTCACTGCCCTACACCAACGCCGTGCTGCACGAGGTCCAGCGGTTCATCACTCTCCTGCCCCACGTGGCCCGCTGCACGGCGGCCGACACCCAGCTGTGCGGCTACCAGCTCCCCAAG GGCACGCCCGTGGTCCCCCTGCTGAGCTCTGTGCTCCTGGACAAGACGCAGTGGGCGACGCCCCGCCAGTTCAACCCTGGCCACTTCCTGGACGCCGACGGGCGCTTCGTGAAGCCAGCGGCCTTCTTGCCTTTCTCTGCAGGTACCCGTGGGCCTGCCCACCAGCGCCTCGGTGGCTTGGGGCCTGTGGGGACCCCCATGCCCCCGGTCCTGGCTCCCCGTTTCTGTCCCCTCAGAGCTGACCCCAGTCCTGGTGGCCCAGGCCTCACCCTCAGGTTGCCCGGTGGCTCTCCCTGGGGGACCCAGCCCCTTCACTCCAGGAGACGGCCCGGCTCGCCCACACAGCCGTGGAAAGAGCGGGCCTGGAGCCCCcagcctgtgcctcagtttcccctgcagGCCGCCGTGTCTGCGTCGGGGAGAGCCTGGCCCGGTCGGAGCTGTTCCTGCTGTTCGCCGGCCTCCTCCAGAGGTACCGCCTGCTGCCGCCGCCCGGCCTCAGCCCCGCCACCCTGGACACCACGCCCGCGCCGGCCTTCACCATGCGGCCGCCGGCCCAGGCCCTGTGCGCTGTGCCCAGGCCCCGGGGACGCTGACAGAGGGACATCAGGCCTGCGCTGGGATAAACCCCCAGGGCTGCCGCTCCCCAGCCCCCGGCTCCCAGCTTGGGGTGCTCTGTGGATGATCGAGGCAGGACGGACGGACGGCCCCTCATTGCCCCCTCACTGGGTTCATTCCTGCGGCCACCCCAGGCTGTGTATCCCAGGCTGGGCAGCCTCATCTGGGTACCGTCGGGGAGCACCAGGCCTGATCCTGTTCTTTTGA
- the CYP2W1 gene encoding cytochrome P450 2W1 isoform X3 — protein sequence MALLLLGFLGLLGLLGLWGLLRTCARTPAPTPRWPPGPRPLPLIGNLHLLRVLQMDRSLMQLSEQYGPVFTVHLGLQKTVVLTGYEAVREALVGTGQELADRPPIAIFQLIQGGGGVFFSSGPRWRAARQFTVRTLHRLGVGRGPAANKVLQELRCLTVQLDGYGGRPFPLALLGWAPSNVTFTLLFGQRFDYRDPVFVALLGLIDEVMVLLGTPGLQLFNIYPWLGTLLQLHRPVLRKIEEVRAILRTLLEARRPSTPRRGPVQSYMDALIQEGQGKDPMGLFAEANMVACALDMVMAGTETTSATLQWAALLMGKHPNVQGRVQEELDRVLGPERLPRLEDQRSLPYTNAVLHEVQRFITLLPHVARCTAADTQLCGYQLPKGTPVVPLLSSVLLDKTQWATPRQFNPGHFLDADGRFVKPAAFLPFSAGRRVCVGESLARSELFLLFAGLLQRYRLLPPPGLSPATLDTTPAPAFTMRPPAQALCAVPRPRGR from the exons ATGGccctgctgcttctggggttcctcgggctcctgggcctcctggggctctgggggctGCTCCGCACCTGCGCCCGCACCCCGGCCCCCACCCCTCGCTGGCCCCCTGGGCCTCGCCCGCTGCCGCTCATTGGGAACCTGCACTTGCTGCGGGTGTTGCAAATGGACCGGTCACTAATGCAG CTCTCAGAGCAGTACGGGCCGGTGTTCACCGTCCACCTGGGGCTCCAGAAAACAGTGGTGCTGACCGGCTACGAGGCAGTGAGGGAGGCCCTGGTGGGCACTGGGCAGGAGCTGGCCGACCGGCCCCCCATTGCCATCTTCCAGCTCATCCAGGGAGGCGGCG GTGTCTTCTTCTCATCCGGGCCGCGCTGGAGGGCCGCCCGCCAGTTCACCGTGCGCACCCTCCACCGCCTGGGCGTGGGGAGGGGGCCTGCGGCCAACAAGGTCCTGCAGGAGCTGAGGTGCCTTACGGTGCAGCTGGACGGCTATGGAG GCCGGCCCTTCCCCCTGGCCCTGCTCGGCTGGGCTCCCTCCAACGTCACCTTCACGCTGCTCTTCGGCCAGCGGTTCGACTACCGGGATCCCGTGTTCGTGGCCCTGCTGGGCCTCATCGATGAGGTCATGGTCCTCTTGGGGACCCCTGGCCTGCAG ctgTTCAACATCTACCCCTGGCTCGGGACCCTCCTCCAGCTGCACCGGCCCGTCCTGCGGAAGATCGAGGAGGTGCGAGCCATCCTGAGGACCCTCCTGGAGGCCCGGCGGCCGTCCACGCCCAGGAGAGGCCCTGTGCAGAGCTACATGGATGCTCTGATCCAGGAGGGCCAG GGGAAAGACCCCATGGGCCTGTTTGCTGAGGCCAACATGGTGGCCTGTGCCCTGGACATGGTCATGGCTGGTACGGAGACCACCTCAGCCACACTGCAGTGGGCCGCGCTCCTGATGGGCAAGCACCCGAACGTGCAGG GCCGGGTACAGGAGGAGCTGGACCGTGTGCTGGGGCCCGAGCGGCTCCCCCGGCTGGAGGACCAGCGGTCACTGCCCTACACCAACGCCGTGCTGCACGAGGTCCAGCGGTTCATCACTCTCCTGCCCCACGTGGCCCGCTGCACGGCGGCCGACACCCAGCTGTGCGGCTACCAGCTCCCCAAG GGCACGCCCGTGGTCCCCCTGCTGAGCTCTGTGCTCCTGGACAAGACGCAGTGGGCGACGCCCCGCCAGTTCAACCCTGGCCACTTCCTGGACGCCGACGGGCGCTTCGTGAAGCCAGCGGCCTTCTTGCCTTTCTCTGCAG GCCGCCGTGTCTGCGTCGGGGAGAGCCTGGCCCGGTCGGAGCTGTTCCTGCTGTTCGCCGGCCTCCTCCAGAGGTACCGCCTGCTGCCGCCGCCCGGCCTCAGCCCCGCCACCCTGGACACCACGCCCGCGCCGGCCTTCACCATGCGGCCGCCGGCCCAGGCCCTGTGCGCTGTGCCCAGGCCCCGGGGACGCTGA
- the CHLSN gene encoding protein cholesin isoform X7 has protein sequence MRSARGLRPAWRTRRPGREGAAACRAVQETDPELSPEEKRVLERKLKKERKKEERKRLREAGTAVAQKPPARRSGAELALDYLCGWAQKHQDWRFQKTRQTWLLLHMYDSDKVPDKHFSTLLAYLEGLRGRARELTVQKAEALMQELDEAGAASPDPLLLEKTQRLRQVLQLLS, from the exons ATGCGCAGTGCGCGCGGGCTGCGGCCGGCCTGGCGGACCCGACGGCCTGGACGCGAG GGAGCAGCGGCATGCAGGGCCGTGCAGGAGACAGACCCCGAGCTGtccccagaggagaagagggtgCTCGAGAGGAAGCTGAAGAAGGAGcggaagaaagaggagaggaagcggCTGCGGGAGGCAGGCACTGCTGTGGCCCAGAAGCCGCCGGCCAGGCGCTCGGGCGCCGAGCTGGCCCTGGACTACCTCTGCGG CTGGGCCCAGAAGCACCAGGACTGGAGGTTTCAGAAGACGAGGCAGACCTGGCTCCTGCTGCACATGTACGACAGCGACAAG GTTCCCGACAAGCACTTCTCCACCCTGCTGGCCTACCTGGAGGGGCTCAGGGGCCGGGCCCGCGAGCTGACTGTGCAGAAAGCTGAAGCTCTGATGCAGGAGCTGGACGAGGCGGGCGCCGCCAGCCCGGACCCCCTCCTGCTGGAGAAGACCCAGCGcctccggcaggtgctccagctGCTCTCCTAG
- the CHLSN gene encoding protein cholesin isoform X5, with protein sequence MTWRQIGNWTSGKEGAAACRAVQETDPELSPEEKRVLERKLKKERKKEERKRLREAGTAVAQKPPARRSGAELALDYLCGWAQKHQDWRFQKTRQTWLLLHMYDSDKVPDKHFSTLLAYLEGLRGRARELTVQKAEALMQELDEAGAASPDPLLLEKTQRLRQVLQLLS encoded by the exons ATGACCTGGAGGCAGATTGGAAATTGGACATCTGGGAAGGAG GGAGCAGCGGCATGCAGGGCCGTGCAGGAGACAGACCCCGAGCTGtccccagaggagaagagggtgCTCGAGAGGAAGCTGAAGAAGGAGcggaagaaagaggagaggaagcggCTGCGGGAGGCAGGCACTGCTGTGGCCCAGAAGCCGCCGGCCAGGCGCTCGGGCGCCGAGCTGGCCCTGGACTACCTCTGCGG CTGGGCCCAGAAGCACCAGGACTGGAGGTTTCAGAAGACGAGGCAGACCTGGCTCCTGCTGCACATGTACGACAGCGACAAG GTTCCCGACAAGCACTTCTCCACCCTGCTGGCCTACCTGGAGGGGCTCAGGGGCCGGGCCCGCGAGCTGACTGTGCAGAAAGCTGAAGCTCTGATGCAGGAGCTGGACGAGGCGGGCGCCGCCAGCCCGGACCCCCTCCTGCTGGAGAAGACCCAGCGcctccggcaggtgctccagctGCTCTCCTAG
- the CHLSN gene encoding protein cholesin isoform X6, producing the protein MYDSDKVPDKHFSTLLAYLEGLRGRARELTVQKAEALMQELDEAGAASPDPLLLEKTQRLRQVLQLLS; encoded by the exons ATGTACGACAGCGACAAG GTTCCCGACAAGCACTTCTCCACCCTGCTGGCCTACCTGGAGGGGCTCAGGGGCCGGGCCCGCGAGCTGACTGTGCAGAAAGCTGAAGCTCTGATGCAGGAGCTGGACGAGGCGGGCGCCGCCAGCCCGGACCCCCTCCTGCTGGAGAAGACCCAGCGcctccggcaggtgctccagctGCTCTCCTAG
- the CHLSN gene encoding protein cholesin isoform X4, which yields MLLETTSGEAWFCCHHEKASGEYEGAAACRAVQETDPELSPEEKRVLERKLKKERKKEERKRLREAGTAVAQKPPARRSGAELALDYLCGWAQKHQDWRFQKTRQTWLLLHMYDSDKVPDKHFSTLLAYLEGLRGRARELTVQKAEALMQELDEAGAASPDPLLLEKTQRLRQVLQLLS from the exons ATGCTCCTTGAAACCACTTCTGGTGAAGCTTGGTTCTGCTGCCACCATGAAAAGGCTTCTGGGGAATACGAG GGAGCAGCGGCATGCAGGGCCGTGCAGGAGACAGACCCCGAGCTGtccccagaggagaagagggtgCTCGAGAGGAAGCTGAAGAAGGAGcggaagaaagaggagaggaagcggCTGCGGGAGGCAGGCACTGCTGTGGCCCAGAAGCCGCCGGCCAGGCGCTCGGGCGCCGAGCTGGCCCTGGACTACCTCTGCGG CTGGGCCCAGAAGCACCAGGACTGGAGGTTTCAGAAGACGAGGCAGACCTGGCTCCTGCTGCACATGTACGACAGCGACAAG GTTCCCGACAAGCACTTCTCCACCCTGCTGGCCTACCTGGAGGGGCTCAGGGGCCGGGCCCGCGAGCTGACTGTGCAGAAAGCTGAAGCTCTGATGCAGGAGCTGGACGAGGCGGGCGCCGCCAGCCCGGACCCCCTCCTGCTGGAGAAGACCCAGCGcctccggcaggtgctccagctGCTCTCCTAG